A window of Pedobacter lusitanus contains these coding sequences:
- a CDS encoding RNA polymerase sigma factor: MKLQSYSDQELVKLYLKGNESVLEELLNRYKSKIYTSIYLLVKDQYLAEDIFQDAFIKVINTLRSGRYNEEGKFLPWVMRIAHNLVIDYFRREKRAPVITSADGTDVLNMLQIHEENAEDKLLREQTHTDLRVLIQLLPDEQKEVLIMRHYADLSFKEIADLTDVSINTALGRMRYALSNLRKMMKVKEVT; the protein is encoded by the coding sequence ATGAAGTTACAATCATATAGTGATCAGGAGTTAGTGAAGTTATACCTAAAAGGAAATGAATCCGTTCTCGAAGAACTGTTGAACAGGTACAAATCCAAAATATACACTTCCATATATTTATTAGTCAAAGACCAGTACTTAGCAGAAGACATTTTTCAGGATGCCTTCATCAAAGTAATCAATACACTCCGTTCAGGAAGATACAATGAAGAGGGTAAATTCTTACCCTGGGTAATGCGTATTGCGCATAATTTAGTCATCGATTATTTCAGACGTGAAAAACGCGCACCGGTTATCACCAGTGCAGACGGCACTGATGTGCTTAATATGCTGCAGATCCATGAGGAGAATGCAGAAGATAAATTATTAAGAGAGCAGACACATACCGATCTTAGGGTATTGATCCAGCTTCTTCCCGATGAACAGAAAGAAGTACTCATCATGCGTCATTATGCAGATCTTAGTTTTAAAGAAATAGCAGACCTTACAGATGTCAGTATTAATACAGCATTGGGAAGGATGAGATATGCACTGAGTAATCTTCGCAAAATGATGAAAGTGAAGGAAGTAACCTAA
- the uvrA gene encoding excinuclease ABC subunit UvrA: MSKETEKDPHKNIIIKGARVHNLKNIDVAIPKNKLVVITGMSGSGKSSLAFDTLYAEGQRRYVESLSSYARQFMGRMNKPDVDYIKGIAPAIAIEQKVITSNPRSTVGTSTEIYDYLKLLFSRIGKTISPESGEIVKKDTVSTVVDFVSRLGEDSVATIFCPLHPHNNRSIKEELAVLLQKGFLRVYIGDTVHKIETVLEDVEFKDTELKDADTIKILIDRIVFHEDDETMSRLADSVQTAFFEGKGDCYVEHEGKITHFCDRFELDGIRFEEPTPNFFSFNNPYGACKRCEGYGNVIGIDEDLVVPDKSKSLYDNAIAPWRGEKMREWLNKLIKNAAKFDFPIHRPFNELTEKEQRLIWTGNKYFEGLDAFFKELEEQTFKIQYRVMLSRYRGKTICPDCKGSRLRKDASYVKIGGKSIVDVVLMPLSVIQDFFDNLELSETDEKISKRLLAEVTSRVLYLNNVGLGYLTLNRLSNTLSGGESQRINLATSLGSSLVGSIYVLDEPSIGLHPRDTNKLIGVLESLRNVGNTVIVVEHEEEMMRAADHIIDIGPEAGTLGGNLVFTGTYEEIIKDNKSLTGKYLSGEESIAIPVKRRKWADHILIKGARENNLKNIEVKFPLGVFTVVSGVSGSGKTSLVKKILYPALQKAIGNYAGEQTGLYDGIFGNYELISQVEMVDQNPIGRSSRSNPVTYVKAWDDVRALFSALPVAKAAGLKPAAFSFNVEGGRCDVCQGEGEVKIEMQFMADIYLPCEACGGRRFKQQILDVTYQDKNVADILDLTIDEAVEFFKNDPKILNKLQPLVDVGLGYVHLGQSSNTLSGGEAQRIKLASFLIKGNSASKTMFIFDEPTTGLHFHDIKKLLIALNTLIEQGNTILVIEHNMDMIKSADWVIDIGPEGGDKGGNVVFEGTPEDLIHAKDSYTAKYLLPHLKPSLADN, encoded by the coding sequence ATGAGTAAGGAAACGGAGAAAGATCCACATAAAAACATTATTATAAAGGGCGCCAGGGTACATAACCTCAAAAATATTGATGTTGCAATACCTAAAAATAAACTGGTTGTCATCACTGGAATGTCCGGCTCTGGGAAATCTTCCCTGGCTTTTGACACGCTTTATGCTGAAGGACAAAGAAGATACGTCGAAAGCCTTTCTTCTTATGCCCGTCAGTTTATGGGCAGGATGAATAAGCCGGATGTTGATTACATTAAAGGTATTGCCCCTGCAATTGCGATTGAACAAAAGGTAATTACCTCCAATCCAAGATCTACTGTCGGAACCTCAACGGAGATTTATGATTATCTTAAATTGCTTTTTTCCAGAATTGGCAAAACCATTTCCCCGGAATCGGGTGAAATTGTTAAGAAAGATACCGTAAGTACTGTCGTTGATTTTGTATCCCGGCTGGGTGAGGATAGTGTAGCGACGATTTTTTGTCCGCTTCATCCGCATAATAACCGGTCAATTAAAGAAGAACTTGCTGTTTTACTGCAAAAAGGATTCCTGAGAGTTTATATCGGTGATACTGTGCATAAAATAGAAACTGTTCTGGAGGATGTGGAATTTAAGGATACTGAACTTAAAGACGCTGATACGATTAAGATTCTGATAGACCGCATCGTTTTTCATGAGGATGATGAAACGATGAGCAGACTGGCGGATTCCGTTCAGACTGCCTTCTTTGAAGGTAAGGGTGATTGTTATGTAGAACATGAAGGGAAAATCACACATTTCTGCGATCGTTTTGAACTGGATGGTATCCGTTTTGAGGAACCAACCCCAAATTTCTTCAGTTTCAATAATCCTTATGGTGCCTGTAAACGATGTGAAGGTTATGGAAATGTAATCGGCATAGATGAAGATCTTGTTGTACCTGATAAAAGTAAAAGCCTTTACGATAACGCTATTGCTCCATGGCGCGGAGAGAAAATGCGGGAATGGTTAAATAAACTGATCAAAAATGCAGCGAAGTTTGACTTTCCTATTCACAGACCTTTTAATGAACTTACTGAAAAAGAACAACGGTTAATCTGGACCGGAAATAAATATTTTGAAGGACTGGATGCTTTCTTTAAAGAATTAGAAGAACAAACTTTCAAAATTCAGTACAGAGTCATGTTATCACGTTACCGCGGAAAAACTATTTGCCCTGACTGTAAAGGATCAAGACTGCGTAAAGATGCTTCCTATGTAAAGATCGGTGGGAAATCTATAGTGGACGTGGTATTAATGCCTTTGTCTGTTATACAGGATTTCTTTGATAATCTGGAGCTTTCTGAAACAGACGAAAAGATATCAAAACGTTTACTGGCCGAAGTTACCAGCCGGGTACTTTACCTGAATAATGTAGGATTAGGATATCTGACACTGAACAGGTTATCAAATACACTTTCTGGTGGTGAGTCGCAACGTATTAACCTCGCAACTTCATTAGGCAGTAGCCTGGTTGGATCTATTTATGTGTTGGATGAACCCAGTATTGGTCTGCATCCCAGGGATACCAATAAGCTGATTGGTGTACTGGAGTCTTTACGTAATGTAGGCAATACGGTAATCGTGGTTGAGCATGAGGAGGAGATGATGCGTGCTGCAGATCATATTATAGATATTGGTCCTGAAGCTGGAACTTTAGGAGGGAATCTGGTTTTCACAGGTACCTATGAAGAAATTATTAAGGACAACAAGAGTCTGACTGGAAAATACCTGTCAGGCGAAGAAAGTATAGCAATTCCTGTAAAGCGCAGAAAATGGGCTGACCATATTCTGATTAAAGGAGCCAGAGAGAATAACCTTAAGAATATAGAGGTGAAATTTCCATTGGGTGTCTTTACTGTTGTGAGTGGTGTTTCCGGATCTGGTAAAACGAGTCTGGTTAAGAAAATACTTTATCCTGCACTGCAAAAAGCAATAGGTAATTATGCTGGAGAGCAGACAGGATTATATGATGGTATATTTGGTAACTATGAGCTGATCAGTCAGGTAGAAATGGTAGATCAGAATCCTATAGGGCGTTCTTCGAGATCAAATCCGGTTACCTATGTAAAGGCATGGGATGATGTTCGTGCATTGTTCTCTGCTTTACCTGTCGCTAAAGCTGCGGGATTAAAGCCAGCTGCTTTTTCTTTCAATGTAGAAGGCGGACGTTGTGACGTCTGTCAGGGGGAAGGTGAAGTGAAAATAGAAATGCAATTCATGGCGGATATTTATCTGCCTTGTGAGGCTTGTGGTGGCCGCAGATTTAAACAACAGATTCTGGATGTAACCTATCAGGATAAAAATGTTGCTGATATCCTGGATCTGACCATTGATGAAGCAGTAGAATTTTTTAAGAATGATCCTAAAATTTTAAATAAACTGCAACCACTGGTTGATGTGGGATTGGGATATGTCCATTTAGGGCAGTCTTCCAATACATTGTCAGGTGGTGAGGCACAAAGGATTAAACTGGCATCGTTCTTAATTAAAGGAAACAGTGCAAGTAAAACGATGTTCATTTTTGATGAACCTACTACTGGGCTTCACTTTCATGACATCAAAAAATTACTGATTGCATTGAATACGCTGATTGAACAGGGGAATACTATTTTAGTAATTGAGCATAATATGGATATGATCAAATCTGCGGATTGGGTGATTGATATTGGACCGGAAGGTGGTGATAAAGGAGGGAATGTCGTTTTTGAAGGGACACCTGAAGATCTTATTCACGCAAAAGATTCGTATACAGCAAAATATTTACTGCCGCATCTGAAGCCATCTTTGGCTGATAATTAA
- a CDS encoding LysE family transporter, producing the protein MLFLTLFLGIILNSIGYIPPGNINLTVVQITITRGIKQALYFILAFSCIEVLFTFGVMRFVQWLSSEIKVGNYIDVVMIVMFTVLGIITWRSRKEMPKADYSKKDSIRYGMLLGVLNPMQIPYWLFVGTYLISHEWIDIGYLSLTVFSIGSGIGAGVALYGFARFAQYIQTKFALSSYVVNRAIAILFFALSIYHVIKLGLVYLK; encoded by the coding sequence ATGCTTTTTCTAACCCTATTCCTAGGAATAATTCTTAATTCGATAGGTTATATTCCTCCCGGAAACATTAACCTTACGGTTGTACAGATTACCATCACCCGTGGAATAAAACAAGCTTTATATTTCATTCTGGCATTCTCCTGTATTGAGGTGCTGTTTACATTCGGTGTAATGAGGTTTGTACAATGGTTATCGAGTGAAATTAAGGTCGGTAATTATATTGATGTTGTCATGATTGTGATGTTCACAGTATTAGGAATAATTACCTGGAGATCCAGAAAGGAAATGCCTAAGGCTGATTATTCGAAGAAGGACAGTATCCGTTATGGTATGTTACTAGGTGTGCTTAATCCGATGCAGATCCCTTATTGGTTATTTGTAGGAACCTATCTGATTTCTCATGAGTGGATTGATATTGGCTATCTTTCTTTGACAGTGTTCAGCATTGGGTCAGGAATTGGTGCAGGGGTAGCCTTATATGGTTTTGCCAGATTTGCACAGTACATTCAGACAAAGTTTGCACTAAGCAGTTATGTCGTTAACAGAGCCATTGCAATTCTATTTTTTGCACTTTCTATTTATCATGTGATCAAGCTGGGACTCGTTTATCTGAAATAA